ACATATCTTTTGCCATTATAATATACCAATCAGTAATGGTCAATAAGAAACCGCTTAGTTTTAATAATCAGAATTGGAATCTTCGCCTTTTACAATGGCAATCCCAGCACTTGCACCAATTCTTGATGCACCTGCTTCAACCATGGCCAGTGTGGTCTCTCTGTCGCGTACACCGCCTGAAGCTTTTACACCGATATTAGGACCGACGGTTTTGCGCATTAATTGAATATCTTCAGCTGTAGCCCCTGCAGAAGAAAAACCAGTCGAAGTCTTCACAAAATTAATTCCTGCTTTAACAGCAATTTCACACGCTTTAACTTTTTCTTCATCCGTAAGGAGCGATGTTTCGATAATTGCCTTAGTTAAGGCCTTTCCTTTCGCTGCTTCAACCACAGCCCGTACATCCCGCTCTACAAGATCATAATCCTGCCCTTTTAAAGCTCCAATATTGATGACCATGTCCACTTCGGTCGCACCATTTTCAATGGCATTCCGCGTTTCAAACGCCTTTACTTCCGGCGTGCTCGCACCAAGTGGAAAGCCGATCACTGTACAGACAGCTACATCTGATCCTTTAAGCTGTTCAAAGGCTGTGAACACCCAGGTTGGATTAACACAGACAGAGAAGAAATTATATTCTTTTGCTTCTGAACAAAGTTTCAGAATATCTTCCTTTGTTGTTTCAGGTTTTAATGCTGTGTGGTCAATTAATTTTGCAAGATCCATAGCAGACATTTTCTATCATCCCTTCAGCCATTAGTACATTCTTATATATTTTACCAAAACTTCTCTACAAATTCGAGATAGTTAGGATTAAACAAAAGAAAGCCCGGTTTCCCGGACTAAATAATTGTGGATTTTATAGGTTAACGATCTGTTTTGATGACTGGTCCTCTATCACTTTAACAAACTGTCCATCACTATATGGATAGCCTGCTCTTTCGATTTTTACCAGCACCTGTTTTCCGATCATTTCTTCATTCGCAGGGAATCTAACCTTCAAATAGTTAGGTGTATACCCTACATATAGGCCTGTACCGGCTTCTTCCTTGTACGCTTCTTCAGGGATTACTTCTACCACTTCCCCTTCGTAGCCGGATGCATACTCTTTTGCCAGCTGGTCAGAAAGCTCAATCAGCCGATGG
This genomic stretch from Fictibacillus marinisediminis harbors:
- the deoC gene encoding deoxyribose-phosphate aldolase; its protein translation is MDLAKLIDHTALKPETTKEDILKLCSEAKEYNFFSVCVNPTWVFTAFEQLKGSDVAVCTVIGFPLGASTPEVKAFETRNAIENGATEVDMVINIGALKGQDYDLVERDVRAVVEAAKGKALTKAIIETSLLTDEEKVKACEIAVKAGINFVKTSTGFSSAGATAEDIQLMRKTVGPNIGVKASGGVRDRETTLAMVEAGASRIGASAGIAIVKGEDSNSDY